One Myxococcus stipitatus DNA segment encodes these proteins:
- the mraY gene encoding phospho-N-acetylmuramoyl-pentapeptide-transferase: protein MLYLLYELIQSTDAGRILNFLRYPTFRIIAAGVFALVLGMLIGPRLIARLRLTQHGQSNVREDTPDSHQKKKGTPTMGGSLILICIAAGTLLFADLQSRPVWVVLLLTFGYGFIGFLDDWLKLSKRNSKGLAGRKKMALQTLFYLVAVFGLLTTWTKADGSFGPTLLIDTRLTLPFIPTHWFNLDLGWFYVVFAWVVVVGTSNAVNLTDGLDGLAIVPTIVSAITFAVLCYVAGTTLSIADSVTAGGTTKLVATPLYQYLGILQVPGGAELAVFCASIVGAGISFLWFNTYPASVFMGDIGSLALGGALGGLAVLSKNEVVSAIIHGIFFAEALSVMIQVASFKMTGKRVFKMAPVHHHFELKGLAEPKIIVRFWIVSILCGGVALLSLKLR, encoded by the coding sequence GTGCTGTATCTGCTCTACGAGCTCATCCAGAGCACGGACGCAGGCCGTATCCTCAACTTCCTGCGCTACCCCACCTTCCGCATCATCGCCGCGGGCGTCTTCGCGCTGGTGCTGGGCATGCTCATCGGGCCGCGGCTCATCGCGCGGCTGCGGCTGACGCAGCACGGGCAGAGCAACGTCCGCGAGGACACGCCCGACTCGCACCAGAAGAAGAAGGGCACGCCCACCATGGGCGGCTCGCTCATCCTCATCTGCATCGCGGCGGGCACGCTCCTGTTCGCGGACCTGCAGAGCCGCCCCGTCTGGGTGGTGCTGCTGCTCACCTTCGGCTACGGCTTCATCGGCTTCCTGGACGACTGGCTCAAGCTGTCCAAGCGCAACTCCAAGGGGCTGGCCGGGCGCAAGAAGATGGCGCTGCAGACGCTGTTCTACCTCGTCGCGGTGTTCGGCCTGCTGACGACGTGGACGAAGGCGGACGGCTCCTTCGGGCCCACGCTGCTCATCGACACGCGGCTGACGCTGCCCTTCATCCCCACCCACTGGTTCAACCTGGACCTGGGCTGGTTCTACGTCGTCTTCGCGTGGGTCGTCGTGGTGGGCACCTCCAACGCGGTCAACCTCACGGACGGCCTGGACGGGCTGGCCATCGTCCCCACCATCGTCTCCGCGATTACGTTCGCCGTGCTCTGCTACGTGGCGGGCACGACGCTGAGCATCGCGGACTCGGTGACGGCGGGGGGCACGACGAAGCTGGTGGCCACGCCGCTGTACCAGTACCTGGGCATCCTCCAGGTGCCCGGGGGCGCGGAGCTGGCCGTCTTCTGCGCCTCCATCGTGGGCGCGGGCATCTCCTTCCTCTGGTTCAACACCTACCCGGCGTCCGTCTTCATGGGGGACATCGGCTCGCTGGCGCTGGGCGGGGCCCTGGGCGGGCTGGCGGTGCTGTCCAAGAACGAGGTCGTCTCCGCCATCATCCACGGCATCTTCTTCGCGGAGGCCCTGAGCGTGATGATTCAGGTGGCCTCGTTCAAGATGACTGGAAAGCGCGTCTTCAAGATGGCGCCCGTCCATCACCACTTCGAGCTCAAGGGGCTGGCCGAGCCGAAGATCATCGTCCGTTTCTGGATCGTCTCCATCCTCTGTGGTGGCGTGGCGCTCCTGTCCCTCAAGCTGCGCTGA
- a CDS encoding UDP-N-acetylmuramoyl-L-alanyl-D-glutamate--2,6-diaminopimelate ligase, whose protein sequence is MKLTDVLAGCGAEQTSGGRSAVDVTGVTQDSRHVKPGDLFVAIPGTKEDGAQFIGEAVSRGAVAVVSERPVPSSQVPFFKVGSARKALALIAANFHGRPADKLTLLGVTGTNGKTTTTYLLEAMSTAAYASTGVIGTLGYKYGGRTVSTANTTPDALELHRIFREMVDAGVETVVMEVSSHALAQERVHGLTFKAAGFSNLSRDHLDYHKDMEDYFQSKRKLFAECLSATGVAVVNGDDTYASRIYNELRGQKRMAWKFSRLGNGEISAADVSFTLGGIKGTLKTPAGDIPLKSRLLGPHNLENILLAAGIGLGAGFSRREVQEGIERMTPVAGRMERVENYGPGGAPAVLVDYAHTDDALKRALEASRALAKGRVIVVFGCGGDRDKGKRPLMGAVAAEAADLAVVTSDNPRTEDPDEIIGQVTPGLEKGGLRRISAGKAKSGEKGYLVDADRRAAIEQAIGLATGDDVVLIAGKGHETYQQVGQEKLNFDDRKVAEKALASRTP, encoded by the coding sequence ATGAAGCTGACGGATGTCCTCGCAGGGTGTGGTGCCGAGCAGACCTCGGGTGGTCGTTCCGCGGTCGACGTCACCGGTGTGACCCAGGACTCGCGGCATGTGAAGCCCGGCGACCTCTTCGTCGCCATTCCGGGCACCAAGGAGGATGGTGCCCAGTTCATCGGAGAGGCCGTGTCGCGCGGCGCCGTGGCGGTGGTCTCCGAGCGGCCGGTTCCCTCCTCGCAGGTGCCTTTCTTCAAGGTGGGCAGCGCGCGCAAGGCGCTCGCCCTCATCGCCGCCAACTTCCATGGCCGCCCGGCCGACAAGCTCACGTTGCTGGGCGTCACCGGCACCAACGGGAAGACGACGACCACGTACCTGCTGGAGGCGATGAGCACCGCGGCGTACGCGTCGACGGGTGTCATCGGCACGCTGGGCTACAAGTACGGCGGGCGCACGGTGTCGACGGCGAACACCACCCCGGATGCGCTGGAGCTGCACCGCATCTTCCGGGAGATGGTGGACGCGGGCGTGGAGACGGTGGTGATGGAGGTGTCCAGCCACGCGCTCGCGCAGGAGCGCGTGCACGGGCTCACCTTCAAGGCCGCGGGCTTCTCCAACCTGAGCCGGGACCACCTCGACTACCACAAGGACATGGAGGACTACTTCCAGTCCAAGCGCAAGCTCTTCGCGGAGTGCCTGTCCGCCACGGGCGTGGCCGTGGTCAACGGTGACGACACCTACGCCAGCCGCATCTACAACGAGCTGCGCGGCCAGAAGCGCATGGCGTGGAAGTTCTCGCGCCTGGGCAACGGGGAGATCTCCGCCGCGGACGTGAGCTTCACGCTCGGCGGCATCAAGGGCACGCTGAAGACGCCCGCGGGCGACATCCCGCTCAAGAGCCGGCTGCTCGGGCCCCACAACCTGGAGAACATCCTCCTGGCGGCGGGCATCGGCCTGGGCGCGGGCTTCTCCCGGCGCGAGGTGCAGGAGGGCATCGAGCGCATGACGCCGGTGGCCGGCCGCATGGAGCGCGTGGAGAACTACGGCCCCGGCGGCGCCCCCGCGGTGCTGGTGGACTACGCGCACACGGACGACGCGCTCAAGCGCGCGCTGGAGGCCTCGCGGGCGCTGGCCAAGGGCCGCGTCATCGTCGTCTTCGGCTGCGGCGGCGACCGCGACAAGGGCAAGCGCCCGCTGATGGGCGCGGTGGCCGCGGAGGCCGCGGACCTGGCCGTCGTCACCAGCGACAACCCGCGCACGGAGGACCCGGACGAGATCATCGGCCAGGTGACGCCGGGCCTGGAGAAGGGCGGCCTGCGCCGCATCTCCGCGGGCAAGGCCAAGTCCGGCGAGAAGGGCTACCTGGTGGACGCGGACCGCCGCGCCGCCATCGAGCAGGCCATTGGCCTGGCGACGGGCGACGACGTCGTCCTCATCGCCGGCAAGGGCCACGAGACGTACCAGCAGGTGGGCCAGGAGAAGCTCAACTTCGACGACCGCAAGGTGGCCGAGAAGGCGCTCGCGAGCCGGACTCCCTGA
- a CDS encoding UDP-N-acetylmuramoyl-tripeptide--D-alanyl-D-alanine ligase has protein sequence MAARFSDDEVVQATGATRRGGPAPAAFDAVCTDTRALTPGCLFVALVGERFDAHAFVDAAAKGGATGAVVGRGRPLPALPDGFVLYEVDDTLRALGALGRHHRSRFRIPVCAVGGSNGKTTTKEMVGAILATRGPALKTEGNFNNEVGVPLTLFRLEPQHVAAVIEVGMNQPGEIERLTRVVRPDAGVITVVQPEHLEGLGSLEGVARAEGEMFREMGPGTTIVVNVDDALIPAQAAQSTANTLTFGRSEAADVRLVAVRTLGREGMVATVRHLGREWPVTLHFIGPHNAQNATAAFAVALALGYTPEECVRGLEAARPYARRLNVLDGRGGVTVIDDCYNANPASMEAALETLGTLVPEGGRAVAVLGDMLELGPGELEEHAKLGALVASRAALVAFFGPRSARGLEAAKLGEAAAHFTQVEPLVAWLSPRLRPQDVVLVKASRGMRLERVVAALTGAAAPSGGSH, from the coding sequence ATGGCAGCTCGATTCAGCGACGATGAGGTGGTGCAGGCGACCGGGGCGACCCGGCGTGGCGGCCCGGCCCCGGCCGCCTTCGACGCCGTCTGCACCGACACGCGGGCGCTCACCCCGGGCTGTCTCTTCGTGGCGCTGGTGGGCGAGCGCTTCGACGCGCACGCCTTCGTGGACGCCGCGGCGAAGGGCGGCGCCACGGGGGCGGTGGTGGGGCGGGGCCGGCCCCTGCCCGCGCTGCCGGACGGCTTCGTGCTGTACGAGGTCGACGACACGCTCCGGGCCCTGGGGGCGCTGGGGCGTCACCACCGCTCGCGCTTCCGCATCCCGGTGTGCGCGGTGGGGGGCTCCAACGGGAAGACGACCACCAAGGAGATGGTGGGCGCCATCCTCGCCACGCGGGGCCCCGCGCTGAAGACGGAGGGCAACTTCAACAACGAGGTGGGCGTCCCCCTGACGCTGTTCCGGCTGGAGCCCCAGCACGTGGCGGCGGTCATCGAGGTGGGGATGAACCAGCCGGGTGAAATCGAGCGGCTCACCCGCGTGGTGCGGCCCGACGCGGGCGTCATCACCGTGGTGCAGCCCGAGCACCTGGAGGGCCTGGGCAGCCTGGAGGGCGTGGCCCGGGCCGAGGGCGAGATGTTCCGGGAGATGGGGCCGGGCACCACCATCGTCGTCAACGTGGACGACGCGCTCATCCCCGCCCAGGCGGCGCAGAGCACCGCGAACACGCTGACCTTCGGCCGCTCGGAGGCGGCGGACGTGCGGCTGGTGGCCGTGCGGACGCTGGGCCGCGAGGGCATGGTGGCCACGGTGCGGCACCTGGGCCGCGAGTGGCCGGTGACGCTCCACTTCATCGGGCCGCACAACGCGCAGAACGCCACGGCGGCCTTCGCGGTGGCGCTGGCGCTGGGCTACACGCCGGAGGAGTGCGTGCGCGGCCTGGAGGCGGCGCGGCCGTACGCGCGGCGCCTCAACGTGCTGGACGGGCGGGGCGGGGTGACGGTGATCGACGACTGCTACAACGCCAACCCCGCCTCCATGGAGGCCGCGCTGGAGACGCTGGGCACGCTGGTGCCCGAGGGCGGGCGCGCGGTGGCGGTGCTGGGCGACATGCTGGAGCTGGGCCCGGGAGAGCTGGAGGAGCACGCCAAGCTGGGCGCGCTCGTCGCCTCCAGGGCCGCGCTGGTCGCGTTCTTCGGGCCGCGCTCGGCCCGGGGGCTGGAGGCCGCGAAGCTGGGTGAGGCGGCGGCGCACTTCACGCAGGTGGAGCCGCTGGTGGCCTGGCTGTCGCCCCGGCTGCGCCCCCAGGACGTGGTGTTGGTGAAGGCCAGCCGCGGGATGCGGCTGGAGCGGGTGGTGGCCGCGCTGACGGGCGCCGCCGCGCCCTCCGGAGGAAGCCACTAG